Within Verrucomicrobiota bacterium, the genomic segment TCAACCTTCTCACCCGCTTCGAACTTCTCGACGGTGAGGGTTTGTCCGAGGTCGTAAGACTCTCCGTCGCCGTTGGTGCGAAACTCCTGCAGAATCCGAACCGGATCCACGCCAGCCTTCTTCAAGTGCCCCAGCTCGGGCTGGGAAAGACGGCTTTCCTTTTGAGGACCATAGCCAATCTGAACAGCTTCGTAGCCATCCGTTTCAACGGTCTTCAGTTGAGTCACTGGGCAAGGACCCGCTTCCAATACAGTCACCGGCAGGAGGCGGTTGTTTTCATCAAACACCTGGGTCATGCCGATCTTTTTTCCGATCAGTAAAAAGCTCATATCCAAGAGGCAGGGGGGTTGGAAATTCCTCCATTGAACCGGGAGGGCCCTGCATTAGTGGTTAGTAGTGTAGTTGGTTAGACTGTTTTTTTGTTTACGAAATGAAAGTGCGAAAAGTGGAAAACTAGACGTTAATCGTAATTTCCACACCAGCGGGAAGGTTGAGTTTTTTTAGATCATCCACCGTATTTGCAGTCGGCTCGATGATATCAAGCAGACGAGAATGAGACCTTAACTCGAATTGGTCCATCGATTTTTTATCCACGTGAGGAGAACGATTCACGGTGAACTTTTCAATTCGCGTGGGAAGGGGAATCGGGCCGGAAACCCGAGCGCCGGAGCGCTTCGCTGTGTCGACGATGTCACTAGTGGACTGGTCAACGATCCGATAGTCGAACCCTTTCAGTTTAATGCGTATGCGTGGTTTACTCATTGTAGGCAAAATTTAGTTATTTCCTCCACGGAAGGTCTGAGGAGAGGTTTCGACGATTTTGGAGAGAACGCTGGAAGGCACCTGCTCAAAATGAGAGGGTTCCATCGTGTAGGTTGCGCGCCCCTTGCTCAACGAACGGACGTCTGTTGCATAACCGAACATGGTTTCGAGGGGAACGAAAGAGTGGATTGAGGTAAGTTCGTTGCGCGTGGTCATGTTTTGGATCTGACCGCGGCGACGGTTTAAATCACCGACAACGTCACCCTGGAATTGCTCCGGGCACTCAACGTCGACCTTCATGATCGGCTCAAGAAGAATCGGGCTGGCGAGTCTCATCGCTTCCTTGAAGGCGAAGATGCCGGCCATTTTAAACGCCATTTCCGAAGAATCGACGTCGTGGAATGAACCATCGATCAAGTGAACTTTGAAATCGATGACTGGATAACCGGCGGTCACTCCGTTTTGGGACGCCTCCTTGATCCCGT encodes:
- the rplC gene encoding 50S ribosomal protein L3; protein product: MSFLLIGKKIGMTQVFDENNRLLPVTVLEAGPCPVTQLKTVETDGYEAVQIGYGPQKESRLSQPELGHLKKAGVDPVRILQEFRTNGDGESYDLGQTLTVEKFEAGEKVDVIGVSKGQGFQGVVKRHGFSGGPASHGSMTHRRGGSYGFCQDPGHVIKGKKMPGHMGSRRRTVQNLRIVKVDTEKNLLLVKGSLPGANGSLVTVRPAKKRKKAAA
- the rpsJ gene encoding 30S ribosomal protein S10 yields the protein MSKPRIRIKLKGFDYRIVDQSTSDIVDTAKRSGARVSGPIPLPTRIEKFTVNRSPHVDKKSMDQFELRSHSRLLDIIEPTANTVDDLKKLNLPAGVEITINV